A part of Pararoseomonas sp. SCSIO 73927 genomic DNA contains:
- a CDS encoding helix-turn-helix domain-containing protein, producing MQRSVRISRGLRVAASDKPTPAHLRAARALLGWSQAELAVASGVSLRTIKSAELSPDHAPVPGRPATIKRLVAALSGAGVTMVQTGSVIGVSLRRSLDT from the coding sequence GTGCAGCGATCTGTCCGGATATCAAGAGGGCTCCGCGTGGCCGCGAGCGACAAACCGACGCCGGCCCATCTTCGCGCCGCGCGCGCCCTGCTTGGCTGGAGCCAGGCTGAACTCGCCGTCGCCTCCGGCGTGTCCCTAAGAACAATCAAGTCGGCCGAGCTTTCGCCGGACCATGCGCCTGTCCCTGGACGCCCCGCCACGATTAAACGTCTCGTGGCGGCCCTGTCGGGTGCTGGGGTCACGATGGTCCAGACGGGCAGCGTCATCGGCGTATCACTGAGACGATCTTTGGACACCTGA
- a CDS encoding very short patch repair endonuclease codes for MARIPVRDTKPERALRAALGRLGIADLECNAAHLPGQPDVVLPALRTAGFAHGCFWHHHEGCKHGRVPATAYPWAQKFKCTRARDAATRSALVTAGWRVLTVWECALLGPDALPQNDLDGAVKAFLGGKAPTLEVEGRGVLAHVDHPQAA; via the coding sequence ATGGCGCGGATCCCTGTCCGCGACACGAAGCCGGAGCGCGCGCTCCGCGCTGCCCTCGGCCGCCTTGGCATTGCCGATCTTGAATGCAACGCGGCCCATCTGCCGGGCCAGCCGGACGTGGTCCTTCCGGCGCTCCGCACTGCCGGGTTCGCCCACGGCTGCTTCTGGCATCATCACGAGGGGTGCAAGCACGGACGCGTTCCGGCCACAGCCTACCCTTGGGCGCAGAAATTCAAGTGCACCCGGGCCCGGGACGCTGCCACCCGCTCTGCCCTCGTCACGGCCGGCTGGCGCGTGCTGACGGTTTGGGAATGCGCGCTCCTCGGCCCAGATGCCCTCCCGCAGAACGATCTGGATGGGGCGGTGAAGGCCTTCCTCGGCGGGAAGGCTCCGACGCTGGAGGTCGAAGGGCGCGGCGTGCTTGCGCATGTCGATCATCCGCAGGCTGCCTGA
- a CDS encoding antitoxin Xre/MbcA/ParS toxin-binding domain-containing protein: MKRKIDKEACVPIPHEMAEALGLDEGSELDVRVSGRHIVITRAENEDEPFIGWGTPDVQFAAAVAKFANDDLPGLTASVDEGIAEMELGFVEGLRQGLAAHPVVLARLERVIAAAMETFRDLKVSRAWVLRPHPWLEWRSPIATAMTEEGALVVEGVLGQILSGRTV, from the coding sequence GTGAAGCGGAAGATAGATAAGGAAGCATGCGTCCCCATCCCACATGAGATGGCCGAGGCGCTCGGCCTGGATGAGGGCAGCGAGTTAGATGTGCGAGTCAGTGGCCGGCACATCGTGATTACCCGGGCCGAGAATGAAGATGAGCCGTTCATCGGGTGGGGAACGCCGGACGTCCAATTTGCAGCGGCTGTCGCGAAGTTCGCGAACGACGACCTTCCAGGCCTCACCGCATCGGTTGACGAGGGCATCGCCGAGATGGAGCTCGGATTTGTCGAGGGGCTCCGCCAAGGACTGGCCGCGCACCCCGTGGTTCTGGCGCGGCTGGAGCGGGTCATCGCGGCCGCGATGGAGACCTTTCGCGATCTGAAGGTATCACGGGCGTGGGTTCTGCGTCCGCACCCCTGGCTGGAGTGGCGCTCCCCGATCGCCACCGCGATGACGGAGGAGGGCGCCCTCGTGGTGGAGGGGGTGCTCGGCCAGATCCTGTCTGGCCGAACGGTGTAG
- a CDS encoding dihydrodipicolinate synthase family protein: MPKLFHPAEITGILPPLVTPLAEDESIDEKALRAAARFMLRQGVHGLVVGGSSGEGFNLSTDELRRLTATVAEEMDDTRPLIAGVIANSTRDAIEKARAVADLGVSALQLTPVHYIYKTDEEEMIRHFREVYDAAGVPIIVYNVIPWNYLSPKLILRMMREEPGVIGVKQSAGDLKMLADLLLEAGPNDRIYAAIDALLYPSMALGAHGVISMLASAAPRQCLEMWNAVKAGDTARAQLLHRKMLRLWNAIFADNRIATAKYALSLQGMEVGTCRRPTKPATPAQQAAIRAAVEALQDKTVEEAA; the protein is encoded by the coding sequence ATGCCCAAGCTGTTCCACCCCGCCGAGATCACCGGCATCCTTCCCCCGCTCGTCACCCCGCTGGCCGAGGACGAGAGCATCGACGAGAAGGCGCTCCGCGCCGCCGCCCGCTTCATGCTGCGCCAGGGCGTCCACGGCCTCGTGGTCGGCGGCAGCTCCGGCGAGGGCTTCAACCTCTCCACCGACGAGCTGCGCCGCCTGACCGCGACCGTCGCCGAGGAGATGGACGACACCCGCCCCCTGATCGCCGGCGTCATCGCCAACAGCACGCGCGACGCCATCGAGAAGGCCCGCGCCGTCGCCGACCTCGGCGTCTCCGCCCTCCAGCTCACCCCGGTCCACTACATCTACAAGACCGACGAGGAGGAGATGATCCGCCACTTCCGCGAGGTGTACGACGCGGCCGGCGTGCCGATCATCGTCTACAACGTCATCCCCTGGAACTATCTCTCCCCCAAGCTCATCCTCCGAATGATGCGCGAGGAGCCGGGCGTGATCGGCGTGAAGCAGAGCGCCGGCGACCTGAAGATGCTGGCCGACCTCCTTCTCGAAGCCGGCCCGAACGACCGCATCTACGCCGCGATCGACGCGCTGCTCTACCCTTCCATGGCGCTCGGTGCGCACGGCGTCATTTCCATGCTGGCCTCCGCCGCCCCGCGTCAGTGCCTAGAGATGTGGAATGCCGTGAAGGCCGGGGACACTGCCCGCGCCCAGCTCCTGCACCGCAAGATGCTACGCCTCTGGAACGCGATCTTCGCCGACAACCGCATCGCCACGGCGAAGTACGCCCTCTCCCTCCAGGGCATGGAGGTCGGCACCTGCCGCCGGCCCACCAAGCCCGCGACCCCGGCCCAGCAAGCCGCGATCCGTGCCGCGGTCGAGGCCCTGCAGGATAAGACGGTCGAAGAAGCCGCCTGA
- a CDS encoding tripartite tricarboxylate transporter substrate binding protein: MSPSGWARRAFFGLLCFQAASAAAEAPYPNRPVTLVVPFAAGGNNDVSGRIVARKLGDILGQPVVVENRTGAGGAIGTAAVAAARPDGYTLGFLSSGPLAANVSLTRSLPYDPRRDFTPVARVTTSPSVLVVAPNYPAQSLDAFIARVREKPGAVNYGTAGQGSSPHLAGTLLGSMARVRMEPVAYRGGLPALNDLVAGQVQTVINPILEVMPLIAAGTVRPLGVTSLGRSALLPDVPAIAERLPGYEVLTWNGVVGPAGLPQEVVATLNEAVRKALADPEIASRLNQLGLEVAFSSPAEFARYIDQQITHFAELARIAGVEPN; the protein is encoded by the coding sequence ATGTCACCTTCAGGATGGGCCAGGCGCGCCTTCTTCGGCCTGCTCTGCTTCCAGGCCGCGTCCGCCGCGGCCGAGGCCCCCTATCCCAACCGCCCCGTCACCCTCGTCGTGCCCTTCGCCGCAGGGGGCAACAACGACGTCTCCGGCCGCATCGTCGCCCGCAAGCTCGGGGACATCCTCGGCCAGCCCGTGGTGGTGGAGAACCGCACCGGCGCCGGCGGCGCGATCGGCACCGCCGCCGTCGCCGCCGCCAGGCCCGACGGCTACACCCTCGGCTTCCTCAGCAGCGGCCCGCTCGCCGCCAACGTCAGCCTCACCCGCAGCCTGCCCTATGACCCTCGGCGGGACTTCACCCCCGTCGCCCGCGTCACCACCAGCCCCAGCGTCCTCGTCGTCGCGCCGAACTACCCGGCGCAAAGCCTGGACGCCTTCATCGCCCGCGTCCGCGAGAAGCCCGGCGCCGTGAACTACGGCACCGCGGGCCAGGGCTCCTCCCCCCACCTCGCCGGCACCCTGCTCGGGTCCATGGCGCGGGTGCGGATGGAGCCCGTCGCCTACCGCGGCGGCCTTCCGGCCCTGAACGACCTCGTCGCCGGCCAGGTACAGACCGTGATCAACCCCATCCTCGAGGTGATGCCCCTGATTGCCGCCGGCACCGTCCGGCCGCTCGGCGTCACCAGCCTCGGCCGCTCCGCCCTCCTCCCCGACGTGCCCGCGATCGCCGAGCGCCTGCCCGGCTACGAGGTGCTCACCTGGAACGGCGTGGTCGGCCCTGCTGGCCTGCCACAAGAGGTGGTGGCGACGCTGAACGAGGCCGTCCGCAAGGCCCTGGCCGACCCCGAGATCGCCTCCCGCCTGAACCAGCTCGGCCTGGAGGTCGCCTTCTCCTCCCCGGCCGAGTTCGCCCGCTACATCGACCAGCAGATCACCCACTTCGCCGAGCTCGCCCGCATCGCCGGCGTCGAGCCCAACTGA
- a CDS encoding LysR family transcriptional regulator, which yields MLQHLRFRQLEMVRLLLETGSVRAAARAMNMTPPALSKSLREVEAIVGRPLFERTARGIAATAAGHDFVRHARVLLQGLEELRDCGQTVGGKARPVLRVGAAPFINWRIMPGVLQGLARVEERPRIQLIEGRIITLADQLVNGELDAILTLFTPEALQVLEQDALVLDQIYAERTLVVAGAGHPLADHEATWARLAEEDWILPPQTFSQRLIVQRGCLEAGVLPPEPAIETSNIPAMLRMAMAGLGLAVTFESTVREDLAEKRLRVVRIEGELPAVPIGLASRRTRADPRPLQALREAIRGYAAR from the coding sequence ATGCTCCAGCACCTGCGCTTCCGCCAGCTCGAGATGGTGCGGCTGCTGCTGGAGACCGGGAGCGTGCGGGCGGCGGCGCGGGCGATGAACATGACGCCGCCGGCGCTCAGCAAGAGCCTGCGCGAGGTGGAGGCAATCGTCGGCAGGCCGCTGTTCGAGCGCACGGCGCGCGGGATCGCGGCGACGGCCGCCGGGCACGACTTCGTGCGGCACGCGCGGGTATTGCTGCAGGGATTGGAGGAGCTGCGGGACTGCGGCCAGACCGTGGGCGGAAAGGCGAGGCCGGTGCTGCGGGTGGGGGCGGCGCCCTTCATCAACTGGCGCATCATGCCGGGCGTACTGCAAGGGTTGGCGCGGGTTGAGGAGCGGCCCCGGATCCAGTTGATCGAGGGGCGGATCATCACCCTGGCGGACCAGCTGGTGAACGGGGAACTCGACGCGATCCTGACGCTGTTCACGCCGGAGGCGCTGCAGGTGCTGGAGCAGGACGCGCTGGTGCTCGACCAGATCTACGCGGAGCGGACGCTCGTCGTCGCGGGGGCAGGGCACCCGCTGGCCGATCATGAAGCGACCTGGGCGCGGCTGGCGGAGGAGGACTGGATCCTTCCGCCCCAGACCTTCTCCCAGCGGCTAATTGTCCAGCGCGGCTGTCTGGAAGCGGGGGTACTGCCGCCGGAGCCTGCGATCGAGACGAGCAACATCCCGGCCATGCTGCGGATGGCAATGGCGGGGCTGGGCCTCGCAGTCACCTTCGAGTCCACGGTGCGGGAGGATCTCGCGGAGAAGAGGCTGCGAGTCGTGCGGATTGAAGGCGAACTGCCCGCAGTGCCGATCGGGCTGGCGAGCCGGCGGACGCGGGCGGATCCACGGCCGCTACAGGCTTTGCGAGAGGCTATCCGGGGCTATGCAGCGCGGTGA
- a CDS encoding alpha/beta hydrolase fold domain-containing protein, whose translation MTAFTARGLRAALLAGTTAGCLALSGMGQALHAQPAASPTMAAQPAAGPASPAPDMAAVLQTLTALGAKPFETLSPTEARRQATPADAVKRVMSDRGIQMPPAVAAVQTRDLQVDGAAGQLPARLYTPGNRPAGAAPLPLIVYWHGGGWVVADLDTYDATPRALAAMTGAAVLSVHYRQGPENRFPAAHDDAVAAYRWALANARQLGVNPERLAVAGESAGGNLAINVAIAARDGNLTRPDHVLAVYPVAGADMNTPSYQENANALPLSRGSMEWFVKNALESQAQAQDPRINLVGRNDLRGLPPVTIVSAQIDPLRSEGETLTTRLREAGVDVQQRTFPGTTHEFFGMATVVQGAQQAQAFAVERLRPALGGQAPAPAQPVATNAPASPAAVPSLSREEAGRLIGTNLVGANDQKAGEIENLVVDGTGRVRGAVVEWGGFLGIGQRSAIIPMERIQFAADGKGHLSMTREQLEALPRYERDKLGDLGRQQGLGDNLQLLRN comes from the coding sequence ATGACCGCATTCACCGCCCGAGGCCTCCGGGCCGCCCTCCTTGCCGGCACCACGGCGGGCTGCCTTGCCCTGAGCGGGATGGGGCAGGCGCTCCATGCCCAGCCGGCCGCGTCCCCGACCATGGCGGCGCAGCCGGCGGCCGGGCCGGCCAGCCCGGCCCCGGACATGGCCGCGGTGCTCCAGACCCTGACCGCGCTCGGCGCCAAGCCCTTCGAGACGCTCTCGCCCACCGAGGCGCGCCGTCAGGCCACCCCGGCGGATGCCGTGAAGCGCGTGATGAGCGATCGCGGCATCCAGATGCCGCCGGCCGTCGCGGCGGTGCAGACCCGCGACCTGCAGGTGGACGGCGCGGCCGGTCAGCTGCCCGCGCGCCTCTACACGCCCGGCAACCGGCCGGCCGGCGCCGCGCCCTTGCCGCTGATCGTCTACTGGCACGGCGGCGGCTGGGTCGTCGCCGACCTCGACACCTACGACGCGACGCCGCGCGCCCTGGCCGCCATGACCGGCGCCGCGGTGCTGTCCGTGCACTACCGCCAGGGACCGGAGAACCGCTTCCCTGCGGCCCATGATGACGCTGTCGCGGCCTATCGCTGGGCGCTCGCCAATGCCCGTCAGCTCGGCGTCAATCCGGAGCGGCTCGCCGTCGCCGGCGAGAGCGCGGGCGGCAACCTCGCCATCAACGTCGCCATCGCGGCCCGGGACGGCAATCTGACCCGCCCGGACCACGTCCTCGCCGTCTACCCGGTGGCGGGCGCCGACATGAACACGCCCTCCTATCAGGAGAACGCCAACGCGCTGCCGCTCTCGCGGGGCTCGATGGAGTGGTTCGTCAAGAACGCCCTTGAGAGCCAGGCCCAGGCCCAGGACCCCCGGATCAACCTCGTCGGCCGCAACGACCTGCGCGGGCTGCCGCCGGTGACGATCGTCTCGGCCCAGATCGACCCTCTGCGGAGCGAGGGCGAGACCCTCACGACGCGCCTGCGCGAGGCGGGCGTGGACGTGCAGCAGCGCACCTTCCCCGGCACCACCCACGAGTTCTTCGGGATGGCGACGGTGGTGCAGGGTGCGCAGCAGGCGCAGGCCTTCGCGGTCGAGCGGCTACGCCCGGCCCTGGGCGGCCAGGCGCCGGCACCGGCCCAGCCCGTGGCCACGAATGCCCCGGCGAGCCCGGCCGCCGTGCCGTCGCTCAGCCGCGAGGAGGCGGGCCGGCTGATCGGCACCAACCTGGTCGGCGCGAACGACCAGAAGGCGGGCGAGATCGAAAACCTCGTCGTGGACGGAACCGGGCGCGTTCGTGGCGCCGTGGTCGAGTGGGGCGGCTTCCTCGGCATCGGCCAGCGCAGCGCGATCATCCCGATGGAGCGGATCCAGTTCGCCGCCGACGGCAAGGGGCACCTCAGCATGACGCGCGAGCAGCTGGAGGCCCTGCCCCGCTACGAGCGCGACAAGCTGGGCGACCTCGGCCGGCAGCAGGGCCTGGGCGACAATCTGCAGCTGCTCCGGAACTAG
- a CDS encoding AraC family transcriptional regulator codes for MTATSHDRLLTALAVHLHSTSVCTIGQGWRLAFAPFETVTVHHVLSGSGTVQVGNAAPLPYSPGSIIVVPPRQAHVVGDAWPGAREASAEDHCGPFADGLAAFVAGDSPGTLLLCGSIPAPDRRALGLFDLLTEAVVEMPPDEAGQRIFDLMRAEVAAPGLGTAAMTEALMKACLVALLRGQLRRRDHGLLASSLPGDPRLARAALTVLENPGVPHTVASLAEKAGMSRASFADHFARALGGGPMEFVQSVRLRAAARLLQTTDLPLKAVAAAVGYADPSSLSRAFRASHGVDPAILRSLSGQTWPKAPDTRSTRSGEVVTNPSGRQGVQKPGAASSSPATSGTLHPDET; via the coding sequence ATGACAGCGACCAGCCACGACCGGCTCCTGACGGCGCTCGCCGTCCATCTCCACTCCACTTCGGTCTGCACCATCGGGCAGGGCTGGCGCCTCGCTTTCGCGCCCTTCGAGACCGTGACGGTCCACCACGTGCTATCCGGGTCCGGAACCGTGCAGGTCGGCAATGCCGCCCCGCTGCCCTACTCGCCGGGCAGCATCATCGTCGTGCCACCCCGGCAAGCCCATGTCGTCGGCGATGCCTGGCCCGGAGCGCGGGAGGCGAGTGCGGAGGACCACTGCGGCCCTTTCGCGGACGGGCTCGCGGCGTTCGTGGCCGGCGACAGCCCCGGAACGCTCCTCCTGTGCGGCTCCATCCCGGCCCCTGATAGACGTGCCCTCGGCCTCTTCGACCTGCTGACCGAAGCGGTGGTGGAGATGCCGCCCGATGAGGCGGGCCAGCGCATCTTTGACCTCATGCGGGCGGAGGTCGCGGCGCCCGGCCTTGGCACCGCGGCGATGACCGAGGCGCTGATGAAGGCCTGTCTCGTCGCCCTTCTACGGGGCCAACTCCGCCGCCGGGACCACGGCCTGCTCGCCTCGTCACTCCCTGGGGATCCTCGCCTCGCCCGTGCTGCCCTGACGGTGCTGGAGAACCCTGGCGTGCCCCATACGGTCGCGAGCCTCGCCGAGAAGGCCGGGATGAGCCGGGCCTCCTTCGCCGACCATTTCGCGCGGGCACTTGGTGGCGGGCCCATGGAGTTCGTCCAGTCGGTGCGGCTTCGTGCGGCCGCACGCCTTCTTCAAACCACCGACCTGCCGTTGAAGGCCGTTGCAGCGGCCGTCGGCTATGCCGATCCCTCGTCACTCTCGCGGGCCTTCCGCGCCAGCCATGGAGTGGACCCGGCCATCCTCCGCAGCCTGAGTGGTCAGACCTGGCCGAAGGCGCCGGATACCAGATCCACCCGGAGCGGCGAGGTCGTGACGAATCCTTCTGGCCGGCAGGGCGTCCAGAAACCCGGCGCAGCGTCCAGTTCACCTGCCACGAGCGGAACCCTCCACCCGGATGAGACTTAG
- a CDS encoding DoxX family protein: protein MRPATRPRPTRGRDIFRLLLAALYFAAGIFHLATPDPFLLITPEWVPFPRQVILLTGLCEIAGAVGLMSGRLRRAAAIGLALYAVLVFPANVKHAIAGLPSGEVQLGWWYHVPRLALQPVIVWWALFAGGIVDWPFRPRRGWAGEITKHP, encoded by the coding sequence ATGAGGCCTGCCACACGGCCCCGACCCACCCGAGGACGCGACATCTTCCGCCTCCTGCTGGCGGCCCTCTATTTTGCGGCCGGCATCTTCCACCTCGCCACCCCGGATCCCTTCCTCCTGATCACGCCGGAGTGGGTGCCCTTTCCGCGGCAGGTCATCCTGCTCACCGGCCTCTGTGAGATCGCCGGCGCGGTGGGCCTGATGAGCGGCCGGCTTCGACGTGCGGCGGCGATCGGGCTCGCTCTCTACGCCGTCCTGGTCTTCCCCGCGAACGTCAAGCACGCGATCGCCGGGCTCCCGTCGGGGGAGGTCCAGCTCGGCTGGTGGTACCATGTGCCACGCTTGGCACTGCAGCCCGTGATCGTGTGGTGGGCGCTCTTTGCGGGCGGCATCGTGGACTGGCCGTTCAGGCCACGGCGCGGCTGGGCGGGTGAGATCACGAAACATCCCTGA
- a CDS encoding type II toxin-antitoxin system ParD family antitoxin: MPSSDPLTVSLTPELRRFIEAQVASGRYQTASEVVRAGLRLLTKADPPRAIAAAPISTPEILPDD; the protein is encoded by the coding sequence GTGCCTTCCAGCGATCCCCTGACCGTCTCGCTCACCCCCGAGCTCCGCCGCTTCATTGAGGCCCAGGTCGCCTCCGGGCGTTACCAGACCGCGAGCGAGGTTGTCCGAGCCGGTCTGCGGCTCCTGACCAAGGCCGATCCGCCTCGGGCGATCGCGGCAGCCCCCATTTCCACGCCAGAGATCCTCCCGGACGACTGA